The following coding sequences lie in one Phragmites australis chromosome 8, lpPhrAust1.1, whole genome shotgun sequence genomic window:
- the LOC133925964 gene encoding protein GLUTAMINE DUMPER 3-like encodes MRPERGGAGAAVELMGGGRPSLWRTPTPYLFLGFAAMMGLIAVALLVLICARRKPSSRSRRGAGGELAGPVRVLAPLDREPKVVVIMAGDHAPSFFASVKPLAFAPTGPRSAEAEGAAAV; translated from the coding sequence ATGAGGCcggagagaggaggagcaggcgcGGCGGTGGAGCTAATGGGCGGCGGGAGGCCGAGCCTGTGGAGGACGCCGACGCCGTACCTCTTCCTGGGGTTCGCCGCCATGATGGGGCTCATCGCGGTGGCGCTGCTCGTGCTCATCTGCGCGCGCCGCAAGCCCTCATCCCGGTCGCGGCGCGGGGCGGGCGGAGAGCTGGCGGGGCCGGTGCGGGTGCTCGCGCCGCTCGACAGGGAGCCCAAGGTCGTCGTCATCATGGCCGGCGACCACGCGCCGTCCTTCTTCGCTAGCGTCAAGCCACTCGCCTTCGCCCCCACCGGCCCACGCAGTGCCGAGGCTGAGGGCGCCGCAGCCGTGTAG